From Streptomyces sp. GSL17-111, one genomic window encodes:
- a CDS encoding dolichyl-phosphate-mannose--protein mannosyltransferase, protein MRSEITAPDRGPAAAGQAPAGGPERLRRYGYLPRPRPGVRERLVPPFPQSGTGMWSALGIEPRWRGWGGPLLVALLAGFLRFWRLGSPHAVIFDETYYAKDAWSLRELLYEGSWQEGANDKILADPQVIPLTEAPAYVVHPPVGKWVIALGEQLFGLTPFGWRFMVAVLGTLSILMLCRIGRRMFRSTLLGCLAGALMAVDGLHFVMSRTALLDLILMFFVLAAFGCLLVDRDRSRARLAAALPDDRPDPTVAATLRLGARPWRLAAGVCLGLACGTKWSGLFVLAAFGLLTVAWDVGARRTAGAHRPVRTVLRRDAGPAFLSLVPVAGVVYLASWTGWLVSDGGYYRDWHENAGADTAFGFVPGPLRSLWHYEWQKLSFHVDLTDDHAYDSHPASWIVAARPVSYFYESREPGEGGCAEPGGCAQEVLALGTPLLWWLGCAAVVYALYRWALRRDWRSGALLCGIAAGYLPWFHFQDRTIFYFYAVVFVPFLCLAVAQLLAAAAGPPRSTEVRRAVGLVVTGVLLLLVVWNFVYFWPLYTGQEISMEEWRARMWLGTWI, encoded by the coding sequence CCGCCCTTCCCGCAGTCCGGCACCGGAATGTGGTCGGCGCTCGGCATCGAGCCCCGGTGGCGCGGCTGGGGCGGACCGCTCCTGGTCGCCCTGCTCGCCGGGTTCCTGCGCTTCTGGCGGCTCGGCTCACCGCACGCGGTGATATTCGACGAGACCTACTACGCCAAGGACGCCTGGTCCCTGCGCGAGTTGCTCTACGAGGGCAGCTGGCAGGAGGGCGCCAACGACAAGATCCTGGCCGACCCGCAGGTGATCCCGCTGACGGAGGCGCCCGCCTACGTCGTGCACCCGCCCGTCGGCAAGTGGGTCATCGCACTCGGCGAGCAGCTGTTCGGCCTGACGCCGTTCGGCTGGCGGTTCATGGTGGCCGTGCTGGGCACGCTGTCGATCCTCATGCTGTGCCGGATCGGCCGCCGCATGTTCCGCTCCACGCTCCTGGGCTGCCTCGCGGGGGCGCTGATGGCGGTGGACGGGCTCCACTTCGTCATGAGCCGCACCGCCCTGCTCGACCTCATCCTGATGTTCTTCGTCCTGGCGGCCTTCGGCTGCCTCCTCGTCGACCGGGACCGGTCCAGGGCACGGCTGGCCGCCGCCCTCCCCGACGACCGTCCGGACCCCACCGTCGCCGCCACCCTGCGGCTGGGCGCGCGCCCCTGGCGGCTGGCCGCCGGCGTCTGCCTCGGGCTCGCCTGCGGCACGAAGTGGAGCGGCCTGTTCGTCCTCGCGGCGTTCGGCCTCCTCACGGTCGCCTGGGACGTCGGCGCCCGCCGCACCGCGGGCGCCCACCGGCCGGTGCGCACCGTGCTCCGCCGCGACGCCGGGCCCGCGTTCCTCTCCCTCGTGCCCGTCGCCGGCGTCGTCTACCTGGCGTCCTGGACCGGATGGCTCGTCAGCGACGGCGGCTACTACCGGGACTGGCACGAGAACGCCGGGGCCGACACCGCCTTCGGCTTCGTCCCCGGCCCGCTCCGCAGCCTGTGGCACTACGAGTGGCAGAAGCTGAGCTTCCACGTCGACCTCACCGACGACCACGCCTACGACTCGCATCCCGCGAGCTGGATCGTGGCGGCCCGGCCGGTGTCGTACTTCTACGAGTCGCGCGAGCCCGGCGAGGGGGGCTGCGCGGAGCCCGGCGGCTGCGCCCAGGAGGTGCTGGCCCTCGGCACGCCGCTGCTGTGGTGGCTCGGGTGCGCCGCCGTCGTCTACGCGCTCTACCGCTGGGCGCTGCGCCGCGACTGGCGCTCGGGGGCGCTGCTGTGCGGGATCGCGGCGGGTTACCTGCCGTGGTTCCACTTCCAGGACCGCACGATCTTCTACTTCTACGCCGTGGTGTTCGTGCCGTTCCTGTGCCTGGCGGTGGCCCAACTGCTCGCCGCAGCCGCCGGACCGCCCCGTTCGACCGAGGTCCGCCGCGCGGTCGGGCTCGTCGTCACGGGCGTGCTGCTGCTCCTCGTGGTCTGGAACTTCGTCTACTTCTGGCCGCTCTACACCGGCCAGGAGATCTCCATGGAGGAGTGGCGCGCCCGCATGTGGCTCGGCACCTGGATCTAG
- a CDS encoding helix-turn-helix domain-containing protein, producing MPARPQGDRRATLRGGLPDRYLTPEDLASLLAVPVETVYSWRRKRTGPPGFRVGKHLRYDPAAVHAWITARTEHNAA from the coding sequence ATGCCAGCACGCCCCCAGGGCGACCGCCGCGCCACTCTGCGCGGCGGACTGCCGGACCGCTACCTCACCCCCGAAGACCTTGCCTCCCTCCTGGCGGTACCCGTCGAGACGGTCTACTCCTGGCGCCGCAAGCGCACCGGACCGCCCGGCTTCCGCGTCGGCAAGCACCTGCGCTACGACCCCGCCGCCGTCCACGCCTGGATCACCGCCCGCACCGAGCACAACGCCGCTTGA
- a CDS encoding YciI family protein, protein MAKYLLLKHYRGAPAAVNDVPMERWTPEEISAHVRYMNDFAARLQETGEYVDGQALAPEGTWVRYDGEGRPPVTDGPFAETKDLIAGWMVIDVDSHERAVELAGELSAAPGAGGEPIHEWLELRPFLSAPPTITE, encoded by the coding sequence ATGGCCAAGTACCTGCTGCTGAAGCACTACCGGGGTGCCCCCGCCGCCGTCAACGACGTCCCCATGGAGCGCTGGACGCCGGAGGAGATCTCGGCGCACGTCCGGTACATGAACGACTTCGCGGCGCGGCTCCAGGAGACCGGGGAGTACGTCGACGGCCAGGCGCTCGCCCCCGAGGGGACGTGGGTGCGCTACGACGGCGAGGGACGCCCGCCGGTGACGGACGGCCCGTTCGCCGAGACCAAGGACCTCATCGCGGGCTGGATGGTGATCGACGTCGACAGCCACGAACGCGCCGTCGAGCTGGCCGGGGAACTCTCGGCCGCGCCCGGCGCGGGCGGCGAGCCGATCCACGAGTGGCTGGAGCTGCGCCCCTTCCTGTCCGCCCCGCCCACGATCACGGAGTGA
- a CDS encoding GntR family transcriptional regulator produces MADQVNNRAPYAQIAAHYAELITSGQLGPGSLLPSIKSLAQEWKVSTATAEKALRQLRGEGLVRGIHGIGTEVVDLPSPMSSGSQRQDRGRHSGSSWGAGERSDSHEASVVPAPEYVAHELELEPGQDVVRRRRVYRDRHGIVAHSTSWIPARYGSLVPQLARSERLSGGTSLQLIAQATGSPITHRIDTASARLLTPQDSALLDLDPANPPTEPVVVMTAKFVDDDGNVVEFGEDLGSPGRKWRVESEVAQ; encoded by the coding sequence ATGGCGGACCAGGTCAACAATCGGGCGCCGTACGCGCAGATTGCCGCCCACTACGCGGAGCTGATCACGTCTGGACAACTTGGTCCAGGCTCCCTCCTGCCAAGCATCAAAAGCTTGGCGCAGGAATGGAAGGTCAGCACCGCGACCGCCGAGAAGGCACTGCGGCAACTGCGCGGCGAAGGATTGGTAAGGGGTATTCACGGCATCGGTACAGAGGTCGTGGATTTGCCATCGCCCATGTCCTCGGGTTCTCAGCGCCAGGATCGCGGACGGCATAGCGGCTCAAGCTGGGGAGCTGGAGAGCGATCGGATTCACACGAAGCCTCTGTGGTACCCGCCCCCGAGTACGTAGCCCACGAACTGGAATTGGAACCAGGGCAAGACGTTGTAAGGCGACGCCGCGTGTACCGGGACCGGCACGGGATCGTCGCGCACTCCACATCATGGATTCCAGCCCGCTATGGGAGTCTCGTGCCGCAGTTGGCGCGGAGCGAACGGCTCAGCGGGGGCACTTCGCTACAGCTCATCGCTCAGGCAACGGGAAGCCCGATTACCCACCGAATCGACACGGCCTCTGCTCGACTTCTAACCCCGCAAGATTCGGCTCTGCTGGATTTGGACCCTGCGAACCCGCCGACAGAACCCGTGGTAGTGATGACTGCCAAGTTCGTCGACGACGACGGCAACGTTGTGGAGTTCGGCGAGGACCTGGGGAGCCCAGGCCGCAAGTGGCGGGTCGAATCGGAGGTAGCTCAGTGA
- a CDS encoding tyrosine-type recombinase/integrase, with the protein MAGHIQDRWYKTENDANGRPRRVKTDRHGAGMRYRARYIGPDGTEKSKSFPDRQKRKAEDWLSVVEADMSRGQYTDPKSSRTTFQQYAERWVASHAGEVNSREAAERRLRLHAFPHLGSRPLGSFQPSHVRDWIAALETTVPAASHRRIIVGTVSAVLSAAVDDGVLSKNPCKARSVKLPRENPAPVVPWTLDQVGAVRHALPECFQAAVTVGAGCGLRQGEVFGLSLDELDHEGGWIAVRHQLKRIRGKYVFAPPKGGKVRDVPLPGAVSDALRAHLKRFPPIDVTLPWRTPEGPSVTRQLLFSGPRGQHVRVSHFNDHVWKPALAAADVLPARQEGERYASAREHGMHALRHFYASLLLDAGENIRALSQYLGHSDPGFTLRTYTHLMPSSEGRTRKAVDRLFQRSGSHDHGPQTAQSDEHPPTE; encoded by the coding sequence ATGGCCGGACACATCCAAGACCGCTGGTACAAGACCGAGAACGACGCGAACGGCAGACCCCGGAGGGTCAAGACCGACCGGCACGGCGCTGGCATGCGCTACCGTGCCCGCTACATCGGCCCCGATGGCACCGAGAAGTCCAAGAGCTTCCCCGACCGACAGAAGCGCAAGGCTGAGGACTGGCTCAGCGTCGTTGAAGCCGACATGAGCAGGGGCCAGTACACCGACCCCAAGAGCAGCCGGACGACGTTCCAGCAGTACGCCGAACGCTGGGTTGCTTCGCACGCGGGTGAGGTGAACAGCCGGGAAGCCGCAGAGCGCCGTCTCAGGCTGCACGCCTTCCCGCACCTCGGGAGCCGTCCCCTTGGCTCCTTTCAGCCCAGCCACGTTCGGGACTGGATCGCAGCCTTGGAGACGACCGTTCCGGCGGCGTCGCACCGGCGGATCATCGTGGGGACCGTCTCCGCTGTGCTGAGCGCGGCCGTGGACGACGGAGTTCTGAGCAAGAACCCCTGCAAGGCACGTTCTGTCAAGTTGCCCAGGGAGAACCCGGCACCGGTCGTCCCGTGGACGCTCGACCAGGTGGGGGCCGTCCGGCACGCGTTGCCCGAGTGCTTCCAGGCGGCCGTGACCGTCGGTGCCGGATGCGGACTGCGGCAGGGTGAGGTCTTCGGGCTGTCGCTCGATGAGCTGGACCATGAGGGCGGTTGGATCGCTGTGCGGCACCAGTTGAAGCGCATCCGGGGCAAGTACGTGTTCGCACCGCCCAAGGGCGGGAAGGTGCGCGACGTGCCGTTGCCCGGGGCCGTCAGCGACGCGCTCCGCGCCCACCTCAAGCGGTTCCCGCCCATAGACGTGACTCTCCCGTGGCGAACCCCGGAGGGCCCCTCCGTGACCCGTCAGCTCCTGTTCAGCGGTCCGCGCGGGCAGCACGTGCGGGTGAGCCACTTCAACGATCACGTCTGGAAGCCCGCTCTTGCCGCTGCCGACGTTCTTCCGGCGCGGCAGGAGGGGGAGAGGTACGCGAGTGCGCGAGAGCACGGCATGCACGCGCTGAGGCACTTCTATGCCTCGTTGCTGCTGGATGCGGGGGAGAACATCAGGGCCTTGAGCCAGTACCTCGGACACAGCGACCCGGGGTTCACCCTGCGGACGTACACGCACCTGATGCCGAGCAGTGAGGGCCGCACCCGCAAGGCCGTGGACCGGCTGTTTCAGCGCTCCGGAAGCCATGATCACGGCCCACAGACGGCCCAGAGCGACGAACACCCGCCTACCGAGTAG
- a CDS encoding penicillin-binding transpeptidase domain-containing protein, which translates to MAVIGAVCAVAVGAAGFGAYALVGGADESGGGESTLTTGEDGKSEPRPTGPPSADEVRAAAEEFLAAWESGDAAKAAALTDEEAAAEAALTAFAEDAGVTGVELAERAPKGTEVPFGVTAEVTHEDTSGSVEYVSALTVVRDDGSGEVVVDWEPEVLHPDLADGERIVTDAKGDPEVITVDRDGEELTGEEFPELKAVLADVSKRYADRSEGTAPVSLRIVDKDGEEKKVLKKLSEGEPGRIPTTIDADLQKAAQAALEGRKSGAAVAVKPSTGEILAVADAPAGDFNMALRGSLAPGSTWKVVSASMLIEKDLASADAAHPCPKFFTHGGWKFQNLDKFDIKGGTFRDSFAASCNTAFISQAPELADDDLTQQARDLFGLGLTWQVGTGTFDGTVPVQADAQMAASLIGQGGVRMNPLTMASVAATVKAGAFKQPYLVPPSVDGRTLASAPRAMSPALAAELRSLMNTTATSGTAAEAMASVGGDKGGKTGSAEVDGQDKPNAWFIGYSDDLAVSAVIPNSGHGGTNAGPVVAEILNAG; encoded by the coding sequence ATGGCGGTGATCGGCGCCGTCTGTGCCGTGGCCGTGGGAGCCGCCGGATTCGGTGCCTACGCGCTGGTGGGCGGCGCCGACGAGTCGGGGGGCGGCGAGTCCACCCTGACCACTGGCGAGGACGGGAAGTCCGAGCCCCGACCCACCGGGCCGCCGAGCGCCGACGAGGTGCGGGCCGCGGCCGAGGAGTTCCTCGCCGCCTGGGAGTCGGGCGACGCGGCGAAGGCCGCCGCCCTCACCGACGAGGAGGCCGCGGCGGAGGCGGCCCTCACGGCGTTCGCCGAGGACGCCGGGGTGACCGGCGTGGAGCTCGCCGAGCGCGCCCCGAAGGGCACGGAGGTGCCGTTCGGCGTCACCGCCGAGGTCACGCACGAGGACACGAGCGGCAGCGTCGAGTACGTCTCCGCCCTGACCGTCGTGCGGGACGACGGCAGCGGCGAGGTCGTCGTCGACTGGGAGCCGGAGGTCCTGCACCCCGACCTGGCCGACGGCGAGCGGATCGTCACCGACGCCAAGGGCGATCCGGAGGTCATCACCGTCGACCGCGACGGCGAGGAGCTGACCGGGGAGGAGTTCCCCGAGCTCAAGGCCGTGCTCGCCGACGTCTCCAAGCGCTACGCCGACCGCTCCGAGGGCACCGCGCCGGTGTCCCTGCGGATCGTCGACAAGGACGGCGAGGAGAAGAAGGTCCTCAAGAAGTTGTCCGAGGGCGAGCCGGGCAGGATCCCGACCACCATCGACGCGGACCTCCAGAAGGCGGCCCAGGCGGCGCTGGAGGGGAGGAAGAGCGGCGCGGCCGTCGCGGTCAAGCCCAGCACCGGCGAGATCCTGGCCGTCGCGGACGCGCCGGCGGGCGACTTCAACATGGCCCTCCGCGGCTCCCTCGCGCCCGGCTCGACCTGGAAGGTCGTCAGCGCCTCGATGCTCATCGAGAAGGACCTCGCCTCCGCCGACGCCGCCCACCCGTGCCCGAAGTTCTTCACCCACGGCGGCTGGAAGTTCCAGAACCTGGACAAGTTCGACATCAAGGGCGGCACGTTCCGGGACAGCTTCGCCGCCTCCTGCAACACGGCCTTCATCAGCCAGGCCCCCGAGCTGGCCGACGACGACCTCACCCAGCAGGCCCGTGACCTCTTCGGCCTCGGCCTCACCTGGCAGGTCGGCACGGGCACGTTCGACGGCACCGTCCCCGTGCAGGCCGACGCGCAGATGGCCGCGTCGCTGATCGGCCAGGGCGGGGTGCGGATGAACCCGCTGACCATGGCCTCCGTCGCGGCGACGGTGAAGGCGGGCGCCTTCAAGCAGCCCTACCTCGTCCCGCCGTCGGTGGACGGCCGCACCCTGGCCAGTGCCCCGCGCGCCATGAGCCCCGCGCTCGCCGCCGAGCTGCGATCGCTCATGAACACCACGGCGACCAGCGGAACCGCCGCCGAGGCCATGGCCTCCGTGGGCGGCGACAAGGGCGGCAAGACCGGTTCGGCCGAGGTCGACGGCCAGGACAAGCCGAACGCCTGGTTCATCGGCTACAGCGACGACCTCGCCGTCTCCGCCGTGATCCCGAACTCCGGACACGGCGGCACCAACGCCGGGCCCGTCGTCGCGGAGATCCTGAACGCCGGCTGA
- a CDS encoding AAA family ATPase, translated as MAGRIGGSSVTAHGAEERPRCVLMAGLPGSGKTTLARTLEDRGFVRLCPDEEMWRRHGVYGVDFPRGTFPTLEKPILEETIATLAELLRKGHDVVVDHGFWTPEDRSRWRTAALSAGAVPLLVYLEASHEELWSRISKRNAKHEEDPNSIYFSESDLARYRTRFVPPGPDEDPTPYDGGPECVLRLVAGAGRASAHQDRRC; from the coding sequence GTGGCGGGTCGAATCGGAGGTAGCTCAGTGACCGCCCACGGAGCTGAGGAGCGCCCCCGCTGCGTCCTCATGGCTGGGCTTCCCGGTTCTGGCAAAACAACATTGGCTCGCACGCTGGAGGACCGGGGATTCGTGCGCCTTTGCCCTGACGAAGAGATGTGGCGGCGGCACGGGGTGTACGGGGTGGATTTCCCCAGAGGAACGTTTCCCACCCTCGAAAAGCCAATCCTTGAAGAGACGATTGCGACGCTTGCGGAGCTCTTGCGAAAAGGGCACGACGTGGTGGTTGATCACGGCTTTTGGACGCCCGAAGACCGAAGCCGGTGGCGGACAGCCGCCCTGAGCGCTGGCGCCGTTCCTCTGCTCGTCTACCTCGAAGCGAGCCACGAAGAACTGTGGTCAAGGATCAGCAAGCGGAACGCGAAGCACGAGGAAGACCCGAACTCCATCTACTTCTCTGAGAGCGACCTAGCGCGATACCGAACACGTTTCGTCCCGCCGGGTCCGGACGAAGACCCGACCCCGTACGACGGCGGTCCCGAGTGCGTGCTGAGGCTGGTTGCCGGGGCGGGACGAGCGTCAGCACACCAGGACCGCCGCTGCTGA